In Ignavibacteriales bacterium, the following are encoded in one genomic region:
- a CDS encoding transcriptional regulator: MSEFDYQKIDEILHSRIRTAIMAVLISVEEADFKFIREKTNATDGNLSVHLKKLEDAGYVKVNKSFVDRKPQSIYRITSKGHKAFEDYIFKLESIIKNNKGETNG, translated from the coding sequence ATGAGCGAATTCGATTATCAAAAAATAGATGAAATACTGCACTCCCGTATCCGTACTGCAATAATGGCGGTACTTATTAGCGTAGAGGAGGCAGACTTTAAGTTCATTCGGGAAAAGACGAATGCAACCGACGGAAATCTAAGTGTTCACCTGAAGAAGCTCGAGGATGCCGGGTATGTAAAAGTTAATAAATCGTTTGTTGACCGCAAGCCCCAATCTATATATAGAATAACCTCTAAAGGTCATAAGGCATTCGAAGATTATATTTTCAAACTTGAGTCAATAATAAAAAACAATAAAGGAGAAACAAATGGCTAA
- a CDS encoding 4a-hydroxytetrahydrobiopterin dehydratase, with the protein MAKLTDEQITSELDALDGWERDDDSIKKKFKTDGFPQTMGLVTAIGSLCQQFDHHPDWLTLKYSEIEVSFSTHSEGGITNKDINIAKEINKLKF; encoded by the coding sequence ATGGCTAAGCTTACAGATGAACAGATAACTTCAGAGCTCGATGCACTTGACGGTTGGGAAAGAGACGATGATTCAATTAAGAAAAAATTTAAAACTGACGGATTCCCGCAGACAATGGGACTTGTAACTGCCATTGGCTCTCTATGTCAGCAGTTCGATCACCACCCGGACTGGCTTACTTTAAAGTACTCGGAGATCGAAGTCTCATTCTCTACACATTCTGAAGGTGGGATAACCAACAAAGACATAAACATTGCAAAAGAGATCAATAAATTAAAATTCTAA
- a CDS encoding TonB-dependent receptor has protein sequence MTRLLLLLILFSLITASVSYGQEKARIYGTVTTKKGKPIEGANLVLEGTIDGATSDKDGKFEFETKKTGEFNLLITALDYSEQAIAISIEEGQQTELKIVMSKEVTTDEIVVTASSFVTGENSKLTLTPLEIVRIPGADADLYRAITTFPGSNQVDEGSRIAVRGGDPGEVLTILDQASLYNPFIFDNASNTSSYSTVNPWGLKGINFTSGGFPAEFGNVLSAVLDLQSYDMPRNTGMFAILGLGLSSLAGSYRSDDGVLGGTFQGSFSYLKPFLELHGRADDYNPIPETQGLGGTATYKPSDNTTLKLYSNYSQDKVGIYTTSPTYDGYFESQSKSFFGNLKLSQTLSSSSLFEISTSYSRYNSDVGFGVLNNSDITTYGKVRADYSAPLNGDIDLKTGLEYEYNEYSATGIAPRYSYNIRPDAPYIDYSSALHSGRIGGYGELKLKLLQDFYTITGLRSDYNTLSEKVNFDPRLSMVYRLSDKDYIKGATGIYHQYTSLGNNINGNNSNLGPEEAIHYILGYEYNDDGDYIIRLEGYYKDYRNLVALDTSLNMYTNSGDGFARGIDFFFKTRFKQKFTGWISYSYTDSKRKQYTDIIESSANYDITHNLVVVASYNITSELTAGATFRIATGKPYTPVIGSTYDPSQNAYIPTYADNNSGRFPTYKRVDLNLQYIFSILGKFAVGFVALNNAFNEQNLFTYTYNFDYSQQIPVVSTNERTIWFGIGVAF, from the coding sequence ATGACACGCTTACTACTACTATTAATTTTATTTTCTTTGATTACGGCTTCCGTGTCATACGGACAGGAAAAAGCCCGGATATACGGTACGGTTACCACTAAAAAGGGTAAACCTATCGAGGGTGCTAACCTGGTACTCGAAGGTACAATAGACGGCGCTACTTCCGATAAAGATGGTAAATTCGAGTTCGAAACAAAAAAGACGGGCGAATTTAACCTGCTTATAACTGCGCTGGATTATTCCGAACAGGCAATTGCTATAAGCATTGAGGAAGGTCAGCAAACCGAGCTGAAGATCGTTATGTCAAAAGAAGTCACAACGGATGAGATAGTTGTCACGGCAAGCTCATTTGTAACCGGTGAAAATTCAAAACTTACCCTGACACCTCTGGAAATAGTTAGGATCCCCGGGGCAGATGCCGATCTTTACAGGGCGATTACTACATTCCCGGGAAGTAACCAGGTGGATGAAGGAAGCCGTATTGCAGTTAGGGGAGGTGACCCTGGTGAAGTGCTGACTATACTCGATCAGGCATCATTATATAATCCTTTTATATTTGATAACGCTTCGAATACCTCATCATATTCTACTGTAAATCCATGGGGATTAAAGGGAATTAATTTTACAAGCGGCGGTTTCCCTGCTGAGTTTGGAAATGTGCTTTCCGCTGTGCTTGACTTACAAAGTTACGATATGCCGAGGAATACTGGCATGTTTGCCATACTAGGTCTCGGACTCAGCAGTCTTGCCGGTTCTTACAGATCGGATGACGGGGTGCTTGGTGGTACCTTCCAGGGCTCATTCTCATATTTGAAACCGTTCCTTGAACTTCATGGTAGAGCGGATGACTACAATCCAATCCCTGAAACACAGGGACTCGGAGGTACTGCTACTTATAAACCAAGCGATAATACAACCCTAAAACTTTATTCGAATTATTCGCAGGATAAGGTAGGAATTTATACAACAAGCCCAACGTATGATGGCTATTTCGAGTCACAGTCAAAAAGTTTTTTTGGTAATCTTAAACTGTCTCAAACACTTTCATCAAGCAGTTTGTTTGAAATTAGTACTTCCTACAGCAGGTATAACTCTGACGTAGGATTTGGTGTCTTAAACAACAGCGACATCACGACCTACGGAAAAGTAAGAGCAGACTATTCTGCACCATTGAATGGTGATATCGATCTGAAGACTGGGCTTGAATATGAATATAATGAATATAGCGCAACTGGAATAGCACCACGGTATTCTTATAATATTAGACCGGATGCGCCCTACATTGATTACTCTAGTGCTCTTCACTCAGGCAGAATAGGCGGTTATGGCGAACTTAAGCTAAAACTTTTGCAGGACTTTTATACAATAACCGGACTAAGAAGTGATTATAATACCCTTTCGGAAAAAGTAAACTTCGACCCAAGGTTATCTATGGTTTACAGATTGTCGGACAAAGATTATATTAAAGGTGCAACGGGGATATACCATCAATACACTTCACTTGGTAATAATATTAACGGCAATAATAGCAATCTTGGACCGGAGGAGGCTATACATTATATACTCGGCTATGAATACAATGATGACGGAGATTATATAATAAGGCTCGAAGGGTATTATAAGGATTACAGAAACCTTGTTGCGCTTGACACGTCACTTAATATGTATACAAACTCAGGCGACGGCTTTGCCAGAGGAATAGATTTCTTCTTCAAAACGAGATTCAAACAAAAATTCACTGGTTGGATATCATATTCATATACGGATTCAAAGAGAAAACAATACACGGATATTATTGAGTCATCCGCTAACTATGATATAACTCATAATCTGGTGGTAGTAGCTTCATATAATATTACAAGTGAACTCACAGCGGGAGCAACTTTTAGGATCGCAACGGGAAAGCCATATACACCTGTAATAGGTAGCACGTATGACCCCTCGCAGAATGCTTACATTCCTACTTATGCTGACAATAATAGTGGAAGATTCCCAACATATAAAAGAGTGGATCTCAACCTGCAATATATATTTTCAATTCTTGGGAAATTCGCGGTTGGGTTCGTTGCACTGAATAATGCATTTAATGAACAAAATTTATTTACATACACGTATAACTTCGACTACTCACAGCAGATTCCGGTCGTCTCTACTAACGAGCGAACTATCTGGTTTGGGATTGGCGTTGCCTTTTAA
- the chrA gene encoding chromate efflux transporter, whose protein sequence is MQILEIFKYYFYLGLTCFGGPIAIIANMRNDLVDDKKWVSAHDFENYFGYSQIAPGPIAFQVCLYMSYFRAGIMGAVAGGFGLVLPSFLIVLFFSIFYQNFKDTYYVTSILYGVSPVVISIILYSGLQLASRVFNKDYFLYLLFALSIVLTIFLKFPIMFVILGSGLLSLIFYIIKEKKNDETTTRSGFLLFAVSAKAISEFLITARSFIDSKLVELSLLFMKVGALTYGSGFVIVGVLNQEVVNNYGYITSKEFLDGLAFGQITPGPVVITSTFIGYLTQGLPGAIVCTVSIFLPTFLAVMILARFIGKISKNFYVRGFIKGANAAAIGAILSTAYLLSGAAVNDYITAALALISLFCLYKFKLKSLYLIIIGGILGLILMH, encoded by the coding sequence TTGCAGATATTAGAGATATTTAAATACTACTTTTATCTTGGGTTGACCTGCTTTGGTGGACCGATTGCGATCATAGCTAATATGCGGAATGATTTGGTCGATGATAAAAAATGGGTGTCCGCACACGATTTCGAAAACTATTTTGGATATTCCCAGATCGCTCCCGGTCCGATAGCATTTCAGGTTTGTCTCTATATGAGTTACTTTAGAGCCGGTATAATGGGTGCAGTCGCCGGTGGGTTTGGGCTCGTTCTCCCGTCTTTTTTGATCGTATTATTTTTCTCTATATTCTATCAGAACTTCAAAGACACATATTACGTCACCTCTATTCTTTACGGCGTAAGCCCGGTGGTCATATCTATTATATTATACTCTGGGCTACAGCTAGCCTCCAGAGTATTCAACAAAGATTATTTCCTTTACCTTCTGTTTGCTTTATCCATAGTCCTTACAATATTTCTTAAATTTCCGATAATGTTTGTGATACTTGGTTCTGGTTTGCTTTCGCTCATATTTTACATAATAAAAGAGAAAAAAAATGATGAGACAACTACCCGGTCAGGATTTTTATTATTCGCCGTGTCAGCAAAGGCAATCTCCGAGTTCCTCATAACCGCAAGATCTTTCATTGATTCAAAACTTGTCGAATTGTCGCTCCTGTTCATGAAAGTAGGAGCCCTGACCTACGGAAGCGGGTTTGTTATAGTTGGAGTATTAAATCAGGAGGTGGTAAATAACTACGGCTACATTACTTCAAAGGAATTTCTGGATGGTTTGGCTTTCGGTCAAATAACACCTGGGCCTGTTGTCATAACTTCCACTTTCATCGGTTACCTTACACAGGGTTTACCGGGCGCAATTGTCTGTACCGTTAGCATCTTCCTCCCTACGTTTCTGGCAGTTATGATACTCGCCCGGTTTATCGGAAAGATAAGCAAAAACTTTTACGTGAGGGGTTTTATAAAAGGAGCCAACGCTGCAGCAATTGGTGCCATACTTTCCACTGCTTACCTGCTTTCCGGTGCGGCGGTGAATGACTATATAACTGCAGCCCTGGCGTTAATTTCGTTGTTCTGCCTATATAAGTTCAAGCTCAAATCCCTTTACCTTATCATCATAGGAGGTATTCTAGGGCTTATCCTTATGCATTAG